Genomic DNA from uncultured Desulfuromusa sp.:
GAATTATCGACCGCCTACCCTCGCGGAGGAAATGCTTTAAAAAAAGCTTTTCGCCATTTTGATCACACAGATGCAATCCATTGGTTTGAGTCACGAGGCGTTCCTCTGGTCACCCAGGAGGATAACTGTGTCTTCCCGAGTTCACAGAACTCTCAGAGCATTATTGATTGCTTTCTGGAACAGGCGGCAAAAGCAAATATCAAAATTGAGCTGGGGATGGGAGTCAAAGCTATCACTCCGATCGGAGTCCAACTGCAACTGGACTTTGTCGGCACCAGGAATCCAGTCAGGATATTTGACAAGGTTATTGTCACAACCGGCGGCTCCCCCCGAAAAGAGGGATTGCGCTGGCTGGAAAAATTGGGCCACCACATCGAATCGCCTGTTCCATCTTTATTCTCTTTCAAAATAGCTGACGATCCAATAACCGAACTGATGGGAATTGTCGTGGAGAAAGCATTGGTCAGCATCCAGGGGACCAGGTTGAGATCCGCAGGCCCGTTACTGGTGACCCATTGGGGGCTGAGTGGTCCGGCGATCTTGACGTTATCATCCCTTGGAGCACGGTGGCTGAATGAGAGGAATTACCACTGTAATATTCAGGTAAACTGGACGAATCTGCGCAATCAGGAAGATGTCCTTGCCCAGTTGAATAACATTGCAAATGCACATCCCAAAAAGCTTTTGGCAAACCTCAGACCCTTCTCTGTCCCTGATCGCTTATGGAATTATCTGCTGGAAAAAAGTGGCTTGTCGATCAACAGAAAATGGGGAGAGATCGGGAAAACCGGATTCAACAAACTGATCAATGTGCTGACCAATGATGTCTATGCCATCACGGGACAGACACAATTCCGCGACGAGTTTGTGACCTGCGGGGGAGTCAGTCTGGACAGCATCGACATCAACACCATGCAAAGCAAAGCATGCAAAAATCTTTACTTTGCCGGGGAAGTCATGGATATCGACGGGGTGACCGGTGGCTATAATTTTCAGGCAGCCTGGACAACTGCTTTTATCGCAGCCAAACTTAACTGACCTGGATCTTTCCATCCCTGAATGCTTTTGCTACAAGACAAAAGTGCAGATTCCCCGTGAAATTGACAACAGGGTCACAATCAACTACTGTCCCGCCGATAAGTGCGACCTCGCAACCATTTCCGGCAAGCTGATATTCCCTGATCCAGAACAGCCGAATCATTACTATAAGGACCCATGCATGTCTTTTCAATCTCTGGGGTTATGTACCGAACTGCTGAATGCAATTACCACGCAAGGATACACCACCCCAACCCCGATTCAGCTCCAAGCGATTCCTGTCATTTTCAAAGGTCTTGACCTGCTCGCGGGCGCACAGACAGGCACCGGAAAAACAGCTGCATTCGCCTTACCAATCGTACAGATGTTGAGTGAAACCACGCCGATAAAAAAAAGGCGCAGTCCACGTGCCCTGATTCTGGTACCAACCCGTGAGCTGGCAGCTCAGGTCAGTGAACAGATGCAAAACTACGGACGCCGCTTATCGCTACGTTCAACCATGATCTACGGTGGAGTCAGCATCCAGGCACAAATTGAACGACTACACCGGGGGATCGACATTGTTGTCGCAACTCCGGGACGGCTCCTTGATCATTTAACCCGCGGCACCATAAAACTTTCTGACATCCAATGCCTTGTTCTTGACGAAGCGGATCGGATGCTTGACCTGGGATTTATCGACGCTATCATCGAGATCTCAAAATATCTTCCGACCGAGAGGCAATCCCTGCTTTTCTCAGCAACTTACTCACAAAAAATAAAGCAACTTGCCAGTGAATTGCTGATAAATCCGAAGCGGATTGAAGTTGCACGACGTAACATTGCCGCTGATGATATCGACCAGGTCATCTATCCTGTGGAACGCAGTCGCAAACGGGACATGATCTCACACTTGATCCGCAAAGGTGAGTGGAATCAAGTTCTGGTTTTTGCCCGCACCCGCTATAGTGCCGACAAACTTACAGCTGAGCTCCTCTTTGATGGGATCCAGACCGCTGCTATCCACAGCAATAAAAGCCAATCAGTACGAACACGCACCCTGAAACAATTTAAACAGGGAGAATTACAGGTTCTGGTCGCAACCGATGTCGCGTCACGAGGACTCGATATCGCCCGCTTGCCCTATGTGGTCAATTATGAGCTGCCCGATATCCCCGAAGATTATATCCATCGCATCGGTCGCACCGGCCGCGCAGGAGAATCGGGTCGGGCGCTCTCTCTGGTCTGCCATGCTGAACAGCCCAAATTGCAAGCAATTGAAAAACTGCTCAAAATGACGATCCCCAGGAAGGCCATTGAAGAATTTCCACAGATTCCCATCAGGCGTGGCGCGCTAAAAAAACCCCGCAAAGAAACGACCAGATCACCTCATGCGAAGAACGTGGCTGCCAAGGAAAAAACCAACTCAAACCGTAAAAGGACATCCACGAAAAAAGTGAAAAAGGTCCAAAAATCAACAAAATCCAGAACCGTGGGGCGTAAAAAATCACCCCACCGACAAACCGCCCCAAAAACAGGACGACGGGGAAGCAGATCTTAGTGTTCAGGAAAAGGGTCGGAGTTTTGGGATGTTGCTCTGCGTCAAAGAAGCCTGACTTTTCAACCACTGATTTAACCATGCATACAATGGTATTGGGATGTTAAAAATGTATTGATTTCACTCTGATCAGACAGGCATCAGTAGAGTTATAAGCCAAGAACATAAGATTTTTTTTATTAATTTTCTTGACTTTTTTTCAGCCAAGCCGGAAACTGCTAAAAAAACAAATATTTCCTGATAATAGCAAACTCGGAGTAATCCGAGGACGCAAAGCCACGGGTCCTGTCAAGGATAGCCGGGTTGCCGAAGAAAAATTTCACAAGCCCCACTTCGGTATGAAGTGGGGCTTGTTTCGTTTAAGGAACGATAAATCCGGCAGCAAAAGGAATCGCTATGGGCACAGAAAATCCTCAAGTAAAAACCCTGCTCGCAAGACAACCAATTTATTCGGCGCAAAAGGATTTATTTGGATTCGAGTTGCTTTTTCGCCATGAGATGGGTTCATCCGCACATGAATTTGGTGAAGAGTTAGCAACCAGCGAGGTTCTGCTGAACCTCTATACGGGTACGAACCAGCAAAGTGACCTGTTTTCCCGAAAAATATTTGTTAACATCTCCGAAGGGTTATTGTTATCTGATGCCTTTTTACCGGTTCCCCCTGAAAGCGTCATTATCGATCTCTCGCCATCGATACAAGTCAATGAGCCTTTGATCAATAGTATCAAAAAATGGAGGGATGCCGGATTCAGTTTTGCATTGGATGGCTTCGATTTCAGCCCGCGCTTTCAACCGGTTTTAGATTATATCCAGTATATCAAGGTTGATGCCCTCAATGAATCAATGAGTGAAATTGATTCGAAAATGAAAAACCTGTCCCACTATTCAGTCAATTGGATAGCTGAAAGAGTTGAGACAGAAACACAATTTACCAAGTTCAAAGAGCTGGGATTTACACTTTTCCAGGGATATTTTCTTGCCAAACCCACAGCCATTCAAGGACAACCGGTTCGGGGTAAAATCAACAACTCCATTGCAACAATCAGAGCCGTGAGCGATCCCGAGATAGAAGTCGCAGAAATGACAAACATTGTTAACCGGGACCCTAGTCTGGCCATACAGCTCCTCAAGATTGTTAACAGCCCGGTATATTCTTTGGGGCGAGAAGTCAATTCCGTAAGAGATGCTATTGTTTATCTGGGACTGATTCAAGTTAGAAAATGGATCATCATGATGTCGATGTTAAACAATATGGTCGCAAGTAGCGGGACTGTTAATTTAGTTTTAACTCGCGCAAAAGCCTGTGAAAATTATGTCGAGAAAAGTCATGCGGTGAAATCCGATCAAGCATTTTTAGTGGGGCTGCTGTCAGGAGTTCATCTGCTGTTCGGCATTGATAATAAATCGTTCTTTGAACAGATCTCGTTACCAGATACCATCAAAGAGGCTATTCTTGAAGAAGAAGGAGTGCTCGGGCAGACACTCAGTGAAATTATCAAGACTGAATATAATATTTTACAAAACACTTCAGAAATTGCCGACCAGGACGACATAGGACTCTCAGCATATCGCGAAGCAAGTACCTGGACAGAAGAGGTTTTAACCGTAGCCGACGACGGCTAAGGCAGATAAAACAGATTCCCGCGACCTCGAAAGCCATGGATTCTTTTAAGAATATCGGGGTTGCGGGAGAATTATTCAAAATGTCTCTCTTCGGAATGAAGTGGAGCTTTTTTCTTCTTTTTACTGTGACACAACAAAGACCGGATCAATTCGCCATAGTGTCATTTCATAACAGAGGAAACATGACGACAGTTGCAGCCAGTCAATCCGTCAATATCGGTATCAAGAAGCTTGGGGAGTATGTCAACGATGCTTACCGCTTAAATATTGAAGCCCACAATAGTGAACTGGAATGCCGTGCCACGATCAGCGTCGATGATGCAGACAACAGCATCTCGCCAACTGAGCTTATCTCTATATTAAGCAAGAATGAAATAACAACGGCTATAGATCTCGAGCAGATAGCTGTGTTCTGCTCTGAGGCCGCAGAGGGAAAGAATCTTGAAAACTTTCTTCTGGCCTCGGGATCTGAGCCGATACATGGTGAAGATGGCTGGTTTGAGCTGATTGTTGCAACCGGAAAAGAAAAAACTGATCTGGAGGTCGATGCCTTTGGTCGGGTCGATTTTAAATCGGTACAGAGTTTTTCCAATGTGACACCGGGGCAACAAATCGGTAATATCTATCCACCAACAGAAGGAACACCGGGAAAGACGATAACCGGCAAGCCTGTTCCATCGAAACCCGGAAAGCCAAACAGGGTTATCGCCGGCACTGGTGTCCGAATCAGCGATGACGGAACCCAAGCCATAGCAGAAAAGGCTGGACGGACCATATTTGAAAACAATGTCCTTTCTATTGCAGAAGAATTAGTGATCAATGGTAATGTCGATTTGAGTGTCGGCCATATCAGTTTTAATGGTTTTGTCGATATTAAGGGTGATGTTCTGGACGATTTTAATATCTCCGCAACGAAAGGGATCAACATTACCGGCGCCGTGGGTGTCTGTCAGATCACCTCTGATGGCCCGGTAACACTTGGCACCATGGCTGGTATGGGAACCGGTAAAATCACCTGCAAAGGAAGCCTGCAAGCCCGCTACCTGAATCAGGTCACTGTCGAATGCCGGGGTGATGTCAACATTTCCCACGAACTTCGTAATGCGGTGATAAAAGCAACCGGCAGCATCAATATTCCCAAAGGGATGGCAATCGGAGGAGAACTCATCGCACTTGAAGGCATTGAGGCTAAAATTCTTGGTGCCCGATCCGGTGCAAAAACCAGTGTCACTTCAGGCATATATTTCCCTGAAACAGATCAGCTCCAAAACCTGCAACGGCGATTAAAGAGCCTTGTAGATCAAATTAAAACAATCAGTTCAACCCTGGCGGCTCTGAGGAAAAAGCCCCCCTGCAATCAGAGTAAAGCGCTTCGTGAGGCAATCGAATTACGGATTGGAGTGCTTACGCAGCGACAGATCAATCTTGATGCAGACCGTGAAGAAGTCGCAGAGGAGTTGCTTGGCTTTGCAGTGAATGAACACCCGACAGCGAACCCCAAAATAAACATCCTGGATGCCATGAAGGAAGGGGTCTCTGTCAAACTTGGTGAAACCACTGAGGAGATTAACAACGAAATTTCAGGGCCGATTTCCATTATTGAAAACCCCGAAATGGGAGGATTCAGTTATCTGACTTATTCGCCATTAAAGGTGGGCGCTGAAAGCTTGGAAGAGGTCGTTGGTTGATCTGTTGGCAGTGTTTGGGTAAAGCACACTAAAATCCAACAACCTCTATCAGATCATATCCGTTTGACCGGGCTTAAAGGACAACATGAAAATATCAGCTGTAATTTTTTGGCGGTTTCTGGCTTTACCTCTGGCCTTCACTCTTTTCCCTGTTTTTCTGGCGAATGCTGCTCAATCCGGTTGTCACCAGTCTGCAGACAGCTGGATCTTGCTGTTGAACGATAAAGACAATACGGAGCTATTCCAGCGCTATGCAGATCAAAACTGCCGCTTTTCCGGGGATTGGGTGAAACGTTCGGAGATGATTTCATCCGCGCCTCAAAGGAAGAGAATGTGCCAGGATCTTGTTTTGCTCTGGTCCTACAAAAATTGTATTTATTTCCGCGACGTCATCAATCCCGAAGCCTATGAGCCCTGTAAAGCCTGGAGTCGGGAGATGCATCAACACTGTATGGAAAATGATGTCCAATGGTTCCCTTGAGAATAAGAATTCAGGTTAATCAGAGGAATGATTAACTAAAGATTGTCCGCAAGAAGTCCGCCCAGACTGATCATTATGCCATTGCCAGATAGATCCCGCTAAGCATAATGGCTCCACCGGCATAACGAGCTATTTTGTCAATCTGTAATTTCTGCAACCCCAACCCTGCAATGATACCAACGGAATGGATGATTGCCGTAGAAAGAGCAAATCCCAGGCTATATGAAACCGCTCCAAGTGATGCCGGCATTTCCGCACCATGGGCATAGCCATGAAATAAGGCAAAGAAACCGACGATAAGGACGCTCACACGTGTCGGAAATCTGAATGCCCCGACGATGAGAATCCCCATAACCAGGACTGAAGTCAGAATTCCTGCCTCAAGAAAAACAACGGGCCAACCTGAAAATCCCAGCATACCCCCCAGGATCATCACTGAGACAAAAGCGCCGGGCACGATCCATGTGGCACGGCCACCCTGCTGCGCGGCCCAAAGACCGACCGCAACCATGGCAAGTAAATGGTCAACCCCATACACCGGATGACTGAAGCCATGCATAAATCCACTGGTGTCACCAATACCGGTATGAGCCATTGCCAGACTCGGGAAAATAAAAATCACTCCTAATGCATACAAGAATTTTTGTTGGAACAATTTGTTCATAACGTTCTCTCCTCGCATAAGCGGTTGCGTTTATACGTTTCTCAACGCTAATTCTATACTGTAGCATCATTTTTTGCTGAATTCATTCAGGATTGGGTCAAAACCGGCAACAAACAACAAGGCGACCCGGAATCAGGCAGCCTTGTTGCTGTTTTTTATCCGGTTTATCTAACCGAGAAGCAATTGCCCAAGGGCGTAACCAACCAGACAGGCGACGATAACACCGATTAGACCGGGCACCATGAAACTGTGGTTGAAATACCACTTGCCGATCTTTGTCGTTCCCGAAGTATCAAAGTTAACCGTAGCGATATCCGACGGGTAATTAGGGATGAAGAAATAACCGTAGCAGGAGGGCATAATCCCGATCAGCAACGCTGGTGACAACCCGAGACCCAGCCCGACCGGCAACATCATCCGACAGGTTGCAGCCTGGCTGTTAACCACAACCGAAACAATAAACATCGCCAGGGCGAAAGTCCATGGGTAGGCGGTGACCATTTCAGTGATGCCGCCTTTAAAGCTCGGCATAGCAAATTTGAAGTAAGTATCACTCATCCAGGCAATACCAAAGATAGCAATAGCAGCGACCATCCCTGATTTAAACACAACACCCTCAGGAACTTTGGAAGTTTTCGTTTTCGTGGCAAGAAGAATAACACCACCAAAAGCAAGCATCATCATCTGAATGATAATCGACATTTTGATCGGCTTGGCACCTTCAGCCAGGGTCCGAATACTCGGCACCATGGCGATGACGACAATTGTTGCCAGTGCGAGTAAGAAAATCAGCACCGCATTGCGTGCCGAAGTCGGTAATTTTTCGTCGAGAGTGGTCGCAGTGGTTTCTTCAATCCGTTTTTTCCAGGTCGGATCTTGCAGGCGCTCCTGATATTCAGGGTCATCTTTCAACTCACGACCTCGACGCATACTGTAGACAGACATAGCCAGGACACCAAGCAGGGTTGCGGGAATAGTCACTGAGAGAATTGAGACAAGAGTGATACTTGTGCTGAGTCCGGACATTTGCGACAAGTAGTAAACAACAGCCGCAGAGATAGGACTGGCGGTAATCCCCATTTGCGAAGCAACCGAGGAAGCAGCCATGGCCCGCTCCGGACGAATATCATTTTTCAGGGCGACATCGCCAATAATCGGCATAATGGTGTAAACAGCGTGGCCGGTCCCCAGCATGAAAGTCATGGTGTAGGTGACTAATGGTCCAAGAATTGTTACCATTTTCGGCTTGGAACGAAGAATACGCTCAGCCACCTGTAACATATACTTGAGACCACCGGCGGCTTCAAGAATTGCAGCACAGGTCACAACCGCAAGGATAATCAGCATAACGGTGATAGGAGGACTGGTCGGCGGCATCTTGAAAATAAAAACTTCG
This window encodes:
- a CDS encoding HDOD domain-containing protein; its protein translation is MGTENPQVKTLLARQPIYSAQKDLFGFELLFRHEMGSSAHEFGEELATSEVLLNLYTGTNQQSDLFSRKIFVNISEGLLLSDAFLPVPPESVIIDLSPSIQVNEPLINSIKKWRDAGFSFALDGFDFSPRFQPVLDYIQYIKVDALNESMSEIDSKMKNLSHYSVNWIAERVETETQFTKFKELGFTLFQGYFLAKPTAIQGQPVRGKINNSIATIRAVSDPEIEVAEMTNIVNRDPSLAIQLLKIVNSPVYSLGREVNSVRDAIVYLGLIQVRKWIIMMSMLNNMVASSGTVNLVLTRAKACENYVEKSHAVKSDQAFLVGLLSGVHLLFGIDNKSFFEQISLPDTIKEAILEEEGVLGQTLSEIIKTEYNILQNTSEIADQDDIGLSAYREASTWTEEVLTVADDG
- a CDS encoding NAD(P)/FAD-dependent oxidoreductase, producing MKIAIIGGGAAGFFAAINIKENHPESDVVIFEKSQFLLSKVRVSGGGRCNLTNNCTGIKELSTAYPRGGNALKKAFRHFDHTDAIHWFESRGVPLVTQEDNCVFPSSQNSQSIIDCFLEQAAKANIKIELGMGVKAITPIGVQLQLDFVGTRNPVRIFDKVIVTTGGSPRKEGLRWLEKLGHHIESPVPSLFSFKIADDPITELMGIVVEKALVSIQGTRLRSAGPLLVTHWGLSGPAILTLSSLGARWLNERNYHCNIQVNWTNLRNQEDVLAQLNNIANAHPKKLLANLRPFSVPDRLWNYLLEKSGLSINRKWGEIGKTGFNKLINVLTNDVYAITGQTQFRDEFVTCGGVSLDSIDINTMQSKACKNLYFAGEVMDIDGVTGGYNFQAAWTTAFIAAKLN
- a CDS encoding FapA family protein; translation: MTTVAASQSVNIGIKKLGEYVNDAYRLNIEAHNSELECRATISVDDADNSISPTELISILSKNEITTAIDLEQIAVFCSEAAEGKNLENFLLASGSEPIHGEDGWFELIVATGKEKTDLEVDAFGRVDFKSVQSFSNVTPGQQIGNIYPPTEGTPGKTITGKPVPSKPGKPNRVIAGTGVRISDDGTQAIAEKAGRTIFENNVLSIAEELVINGNVDLSVGHISFNGFVDIKGDVLDDFNISATKGINITGAVGVCQITSDGPVTLGTMAGMGTGKITCKGSLQARYLNQVTVECRGDVNISHELRNAVIKATGSINIPKGMAIGGELIALEGIEAKILGARSGAKTSVTSGIYFPETDQLQNLQRRLKSLVDQIKTISSTLAALRKKPPCNQSKALREAIELRIGVLTQRQINLDADREEVAEELLGFAVNEHPTANPKINILDAMKEGVSVKLGETTEEINNEISGPISIIENPEMGGFSYLTYSPLKVGAESLEEVVG
- a CDS encoding anaerobic C4-dicarboxylate transporter, translated to MLYIQFLFLLLMLYIGSRYGGIGLGVVSGIGLVIEVFIFKMPPTSPPITVMLIILAVVTCAAILEAAGGLKYMLQVAERILRSKPKMVTILGPLVTYTMTFMLGTGHAVYTIMPIIGDVALKNDIRPERAMAASSVASQMGITASPISAAVVYYLSQMSGLSTSITLVSILSVTIPATLLGVLAMSVYSMRRGRELKDDPEYQERLQDPTWKKRIEETTATTLDEKLPTSARNAVLIFLLALATIVVIAMVPSIRTLAEGAKPIKMSIIIQMMMLAFGGVILLATKTKTSKVPEGVVFKSGMVAAIAIFGIAWMSDTYFKFAMPSFKGGITEMVTAYPWTFALAMFIVSVVVNSQAATCRMMLPVGLGLGLSPALLIGIMPSCYGYFFIPNYPSDIATVNFDTSGTTKIGKWYFNHSFMVPGLIGVIVACLVGYALGQLLLG
- a CDS encoding DEAD/DEAH box helicase produces the protein MSFQSLGLCTELLNAITTQGYTTPTPIQLQAIPVIFKGLDLLAGAQTGTGKTAAFALPIVQMLSETTPIKKRRSPRALILVPTRELAAQVSEQMQNYGRRLSLRSTMIYGGVSIQAQIERLHRGIDIVVATPGRLLDHLTRGTIKLSDIQCLVLDEADRMLDLGFIDAIIEISKYLPTERQSLLFSATYSQKIKQLASELLINPKRIEVARRNIAADDIDQVIYPVERSRKRDMISHLIRKGEWNQVLVFARTRYSADKLTAELLFDGIQTAAIHSNKSQSVRTRTLKQFKQGELQVLVATDVASRGLDIARLPYVVNYELPDIPEDYIHRIGRTGRAGESGRALSLVCHAEQPKLQAIEKLLKMTIPRKAIEEFPQIPIRRGALKKPRKETTRSPHAKNVAAKEKTNSNRKRTSTKKVKKVQKSTKSRTVGRKKSPHRQTAPKTGRRGSRS
- a CDS encoding HupE/UreJ family protein, with product MNKLFQQKFLYALGVIFIFPSLAMAHTGIGDTSGFMHGFSHPVYGVDHLLAMVAVGLWAAQQGGRATWIVPGAFVSVMILGGMLGFSGWPVVFLEAGILTSVLVMGILIVGAFRFPTRVSVLIVGFFALFHGYAHGAEMPASLGAVSYSLGFALSTAIIHSVGIIAGLGLQKLQIDKIARYAGGAIMLSGIYLAMA